A genomic stretch from Kribbella jejuensis includes:
- a CDS encoding glycosyltransferase family 2 protein: MEQEAPAGWEFFDSVDFPTDHTGDHMRRPRVRHVVTAVVVGHEGAAWLPRLSESLWALNPRPDRLIAVDTGSTDETAELLAAMPGVEPVVAASARTGFGTAVARGLETHGFAPIPSAVGPYGDDGHMPVVEWLWLLHDDCAPAPKALEKLLLQATISPQTGVWGPKLRLWPRDRELLEVGVTTSLGGRRDTGIENGELDQGQHDQPRNVLAVSSAGMLVRRDVWESLHGFDPRLPMFRDDIDFGWRASRAGFQVGVAPDAVVYHAQAAATGERALAGTRRHAYQLDRAHAYYTVLANAPGKLLPLLILRFLFGTVLRSIWFVVGKTPSGAVDEWTALLGTLLAGGWTTARKNRRNLDQVPYDDIKGLFSRSVHALRHNLEETTSTISERIREAWADEPEEQVVTTARRAKSTARVAVDQPRWRRQLIRRPFLVAWVVLALGALVAARDLIGGGALRSHLLLPAQENIAALWHAAASAPPGVTPPAWLGQMWAFSTVMFGPGGATNILLLGAVPLAGLAAWALLRAFVVDRVARAWGASAYGLAVFTNGAISQGRLGTCVAAIVLPLLGAAIHTVARRRRVVVQGSWRAAWFAGICLAVLFAFTPALGLLIAVILVFGAVLGLGWRRQGRQLVFSVVLGLLLVLPWTIDLIKHPSKLGQEAGGPPTAAIGPGDSLPHLLTGTPLGAPTPWWFAVPLILVALVALLRESRQRYELLGWFAALAGLAGTLVASRLGGGAGPLMFLMTAGWIISVTVAWDSVGKSREILVQGVLGIALVTTIVTAGFWLVRGTDGPLWRGPAQDLPAYLVASQDPPDNQSILVVRKAPGGQMRFSLVKDGGPRMGSLEAAPTPAQTKPITDVLATLGGGGSGEEGRQLAGLAIDYVYLPGPVDPTLQSTLDSLPGLTRASANDGDASWLVDRSKITGTTPIVDQTHSVWRVLGLIGWIIALIFCLPTVRRTVAVPQGTHARRDPR; encoded by the coding sequence ATGGAACAAGAAGCCCCGGCAGGCTGGGAATTCTTCGACTCCGTCGATTTCCCGACCGATCACACCGGCGACCACATGCGTCGTCCGCGGGTCCGCCATGTCGTCACCGCGGTGGTGGTCGGGCATGAGGGTGCGGCCTGGCTGCCGCGCCTGTCGGAGTCCTTGTGGGCGCTGAACCCACGTCCGGACCGGCTGATCGCGGTCGACACCGGATCCACCGACGAGACCGCCGAACTGCTCGCCGCGATGCCGGGTGTGGAGCCCGTCGTCGCAGCCTCCGCACGCACCGGCTTCGGGACGGCGGTCGCCCGCGGCCTGGAAACCCACGGTTTCGCGCCGATTCCGAGCGCCGTCGGTCCGTACGGTGACGACGGCCACATGCCCGTGGTGGAGTGGCTGTGGCTGCTGCACGACGACTGCGCGCCGGCGCCGAAGGCACTGGAGAAATTGTTGCTCCAGGCCACTATTTCTCCGCAGACCGGGGTGTGGGGGCCGAAGCTGCGGCTCTGGCCGCGGGACCGCGAGCTGCTCGAGGTCGGTGTCACCACGTCGCTCGGCGGCCGCCGCGACACCGGCATCGAGAACGGCGAGCTCGACCAGGGCCAGCACGACCAGCCGCGGAACGTGCTCGCGGTCAGCTCGGCCGGCATGCTCGTTCGCCGCGACGTGTGGGAGTCGTTGCACGGCTTCGATCCGCGGCTGCCGATGTTCCGCGACGACATCGACTTCGGCTGGCGGGCCAGCCGGGCCGGCTTCCAGGTCGGGGTCGCGCCGGACGCGGTCGTCTACCACGCGCAGGCCGCGGCCACCGGTGAGCGGGCGCTGGCCGGCACCCGGCGGCACGCGTACCAACTCGACCGCGCCCATGCGTACTACACCGTTCTCGCGAACGCCCCCGGCAAGCTGCTTCCGCTGCTGATCCTGCGGTTCCTGTTCGGCACGGTCCTGCGCTCGATCTGGTTCGTCGTCGGCAAGACACCGTCCGGTGCGGTCGACGAGTGGACCGCCTTGCTCGGCACGCTGCTGGCCGGCGGCTGGACCACTGCGCGGAAGAACCGCCGCAATCTCGACCAGGTTCCGTACGACGACATCAAGGGCCTGTTCTCCCGATCGGTGCACGCACTGCGGCACAACCTCGAGGAGACCACCAGCACGATCTCGGAGCGGATCCGGGAAGCCTGGGCCGACGAGCCCGAGGAACAGGTCGTCACCACGGCACGCCGGGCCAAGTCCACGGCGCGCGTCGCGGTGGATCAGCCGCGGTGGCGGCGGCAACTGATCCGGCGGCCGTTCCTGGTCGCGTGGGTGGTGCTCGCGCTCGGTGCGTTGGTCGCGGCGCGTGACCTGATCGGTGGCGGTGCGCTGCGCTCGCACCTGCTCTTGCCTGCCCAGGAGAACATCGCGGCGCTGTGGCATGCCGCGGCGTCCGCTCCGCCCGGGGTCACCCCGCCCGCCTGGCTGGGGCAGATGTGGGCGTTCTCGACGGTGATGTTCGGTCCGGGCGGCGCGACGAACATCCTGCTGCTCGGTGCGGTTCCGCTCGCCGGCCTGGCAGCCTGGGCGTTGCTGCGCGCGTTCGTGGTCGATCGGGTGGCGCGCGCTTGGGGCGCTTCGGCGTACGGGCTGGCCGTCTTCACGAACGGTGCGATCTCGCAAGGGCGGCTCGGGACGTGTGTGGCGGCGATCGTGCTGCCGCTGCTCGGTGCCGCCATCCACACCGTCGCCCGGCGGCGGCGAGTGGTCGTCCAGGGCAGTTGGCGGGCCGCGTGGTTCGCCGGGATCTGCCTGGCAGTGCTGTTCGCGTTCACGCCGGCGCTCGGGTTGCTGATCGCGGTCATCCTGGTCTTCGGCGCGGTGCTCGGCCTCGGCTGGCGGCGCCAGGGGCGGCAGTTGGTGTTCTCGGTCGTGCTCGGCCTGCTGCTCGTGCTGCCGTGGACGATCGACCTGATCAAGCACCCCTCGAAGCTGGGCCAGGAGGCGGGCGGTCCGCCGACCGCCGCGATCGGTCCGGGCGACAGCCTGCCGCATCTGTTGACCGGTACGCCGCTCGGTGCGCCGACGCCGTGGTGGTTCGCCGTACCGCTGATCCTGGTGGCGCTGGTCGCGCTGCTGCGCGAGTCGCGGCAGCGCTACGAACTGCTCGGCTGGTTCGCCGCGCTGGCCGGTCTGGCCGGGACGCTGGTCGCGAGCCGGCTCGGTGGCGGCGCCGGTCCGTTGATGTTCCTGATGACGGCCGGCTGGATCATCTCGGTCACGGTCGCCTGGGATTCGGTCGGGAAGTCGCGGGAGATCCTCGTCCAGGGTGTGCTCGGGATCGCGCTGGTGACGACGATCGTCACCGCGGGGTTCTGGCTCGTCCGCGGGACCGACGGCCCGTTGTGGCGCGGCCCGGCCCAGGACCTCCCGGCGTACCTGGTGGCCTCGCAGGATCCGCCGGACAACCAGTCGATCCTGGTCGTGCGCAAGGCACCGGGCGGCCAGATGCGGTTCTCGCTGGTCAAGGACGGCGGGCCGCGGATGGGTTCGCTCGAGGCGGCGCCGACGCCGGCCCAGACCAAGCCGATCACCGACGTCCTGGCCACGCTCGGCGGTGGCGGCAGCGGTGAGGAAGGGCGCCAGTTGGCCGGTCTCGCGATCGACTACGTGTACCTGCCCGGCCCGGTGGACCCGACACTGCAGTCGACACTCGACTCGCTGCCCGGCCTCACCCGGGCCAGCGCGAACGACGGCGACGCGTCCTGGCTCGTGGACCGCTCGAAGATCACCGGCACGACGCCGATCGTGGACCAGACGCATTCGGTCTGGCGCGTCCTCGGGCTGATCGGCTGGATCATCGCGCTGATCTTCTGCCTGCCGACGGTCCGCCGTACCGTCGCCGTACCGCAAGGAACCCACGCGAGGAGGGATCCGCGGTGA
- a CDS encoding WhiB family transcriptional regulator, protein MAIVDGEAIEEEPNWQERALCAQTDPEAFFPEKGGSTREAKKVCLGCDVRGECLEYALQNDERFGIWGGLSERERRKLKKRAV, encoded by the coding sequence ATGGCGATTGTCGACGGTGAGGCGATCGAGGAGGAGCCGAACTGGCAGGAACGGGCGCTGTGCGCCCAGACCGATCCAGAGGCTTTCTTCCCGGAGAAGGGCGGTTCCACCCGCGAGGCCAAGAAGGTGTGCCTCGGCTGCGACGTCCGGGGCGAATGCCTCGAGTACGCGCTGCAGAACGACGAACGCTTCGGTATCTGGGGCGGTCTGTCGGAGCGGGAGCGCCGCAAGCTGAAGAAGAGGGCCGTCTGA
- a CDS encoding DUF5719 family protein has product MSRLLSDPRLRIGAVVAAMAVLAGLGIVTHPGKADTRVEAATTEPSRVIVNRTALACPVLSAGGKMTSVVNAVSPTLPDGTPTSAGAAQPLSIAPLPATSNPVGSLLKRGTIGSSPVSSKPVPLSIQGTGPLAAGTVGTSTTTAPDGEVNRGMASVPCQLPGSDFWFVGASGASDRRDVLVLTNLDSINAEVNVSVYSRAGAADLPAARGIVVPAHGTSELFLRQVAPDLRDIALHVESTGGRVAAAVRSNASSAGKPLGVDWLNQSADPATMSFVPAVAPGNGQRILSIANPTDLQATVSLTINGPNGPFKPAGLETVMVDAGAVKTVALDKVLNGDASGITLTSDQPVTAALRATDASRTEFSSIGSADALAGPAYLVLPAHRQPVVLQVTAPGKTASVKFELRDAVGRALVTRALDIVNGATTPISFPAQPRPTYLMVQQTRGTVVAGVTLMPAPKPSKDDVPQVAAWPLSTSLVFRAQLGAQPDVSAALR; this is encoded by the coding sequence GTGAGCCGGTTGCTGTCCGATCCGCGACTCCGGATCGGCGCCGTCGTCGCGGCCATGGCCGTGCTGGCCGGGCTCGGGATCGTCACCCATCCGGGCAAGGCGGACACCCGGGTCGAGGCGGCCACCACGGAGCCGTCCCGGGTGATCGTGAACCGGACGGCGCTTGCCTGTCCGGTGCTGTCCGCGGGCGGCAAGATGACCAGCGTCGTGAACGCGGTCTCCCCGACCCTGCCGGACGGTACGCCGACCTCCGCGGGCGCGGCCCAACCGCTGTCGATCGCGCCGCTGCCGGCCACCTCCAACCCGGTCGGCTCGTTGCTGAAGCGCGGCACCATCGGCTCGAGCCCCGTGTCGTCCAAGCCCGTCCCACTGTCGATCCAGGGCACCGGTCCGCTGGCCGCGGGCACCGTCGGCACGAGTACGACGACCGCGCCCGACGGCGAGGTCAACCGCGGGATGGCGAGCGTGCCGTGCCAGCTGCCCGGATCGGACTTCTGGTTCGTCGGGGCATCCGGTGCGAGCGACCGGCGCGACGTGTTGGTGCTGACCAACCTGGACAGCATCAACGCCGAGGTCAACGTCAGTGTGTACTCGCGGGCCGGTGCCGCGGACCTGCCCGCCGCACGCGGCATCGTCGTTCCGGCGCACGGCACGTCCGAGTTGTTCCTCCGGCAGGTCGCGCCGGACCTGCGCGACATCGCGCTGCACGTCGAGTCGACCGGCGGCCGGGTCGCGGCCGCGGTCCGGTCGAACGCGTCGAGCGCCGGTAAACCGCTCGGTGTCGACTGGCTGAACCAGTCGGCCGACCCGGCCACGATGTCGTTCGTCCCGGCGGTCGCGCCGGGCAACGGGCAGCGGATCCTGTCGATCGCCAACCCGACCGACCTGCAGGCGACCGTCAGCCTGACGATCAACGGACCGAACGGGCCGTTCAAGCCGGCCGGTCTGGAGACCGTGATGGTCGATGCCGGCGCGGTGAAGACGGTCGCGCTCGACAAGGTGCTGAACGGCGACGCGAGCGGGATCACGCTCACCTCGGACCAGCCGGTGACCGCGGCGCTGCGGGCCACCGACGCGAGCCGGACCGAGTTCTCCTCGATCGGATCCGCCGACGCGCTGGCCGGCCCGGCGTACCTCGTGCTGCCCGCCCATCGGCAGCCGGTCGTGCTGCAGGTGACCGCTCCGGGCAAGACCGCGAGCGTGAAGTTCGAGCTGCGCGACGCGGTCGGGCGGGCGCTCGTGACGCGCGCGCTGGACATCGTGAACGGCGCGACCACGCCGATCTCGTTCCCCGCGCAGCCGCGACCGACGTACCTGATGGTTCAGCAGACCCGCGGGACGGTGGTCGCGGGCGTCACGCTGATGCCGGCGCCGAAGCCGTCGAAGGACGACGTACCACAGGTGGCCGCGTGGCCGCTGTCGACGTCACTGGTGTTCCGCGCCCAGCTCGGCGCCCAGCCCGACGTGAGCGCGGCCCTCCGCTAG
- the cofD gene encoding 2-phospho-L-lactate transferase, which translates to MRLPERRPERVTVLAGGIGGSAFLRGLIKARPDARITVIGNTADDITLFGLRVCPDLDTVMYTLGGGISEERKWGREDETWVIKEELAAYGVEPTWFGLGDKDVATHLVRTQMLDAGYSLTAVTEALCARWKLPVRLLPMSDDRIETHVVVDDPEQPGRRKAIHFQEYWVRHQASIPAHQIVAVGQDKAKPAPGVLDAIADCDVLIIPPSNPVVSVGTILGVPGIREAVRETSAPVIGLSPIIGTGPVRGMADKVLAAVGVASTASAVARYYGSRTSGGVLDGWLIDSSDAIQADSIAGAGIHVQAVPLWMTDETKTAAMADAALTLAEAVWR; encoded by the coding sequence ATGCGATTGCCTGAACGACGCCCCGAGCGGGTCACCGTCCTGGCCGGCGGGATCGGCGGCTCGGCCTTCCTGCGCGGCCTGATCAAGGCCCGTCCGGATGCCCGGATCACGGTCATCGGGAACACCGCGGACGACATCACCCTGTTCGGCCTGCGGGTCTGCCCCGATCTCGACACCGTCATGTACACCCTCGGCGGCGGCATCTCCGAGGAGCGCAAGTGGGGCCGCGAGGACGAGACCTGGGTGATCAAGGAGGAGCTCGCGGCGTACGGCGTGGAGCCCACGTGGTTCGGGCTCGGCGACAAGGACGTGGCCACCCACCTCGTCCGGACCCAGATGCTCGACGCCGGGTACAGCCTGACCGCGGTCACCGAGGCGCTCTGCGCGCGCTGGAAGCTCCCGGTCCGGCTGCTGCCGATGAGCGACGACCGGATCGAGACCCACGTCGTGGTCGACGATCCGGAGCAGCCCGGTCGGCGCAAGGCCATCCACTTCCAGGAGTACTGGGTCCGCCACCAGGCGTCGATCCCGGCGCACCAGATCGTTGCCGTCGGCCAGGACAAGGCCAAGCCCGCACCCGGCGTACTCGATGCGATCGCGGACTGCGACGTACTGATCATCCCGCCGTCGAACCCGGTGGTCTCGGTCGGCACGATCCTCGGCGTACCGGGGATCCGCGAGGCGGTGCGGGAAACGTCTGCTCCGGTGATCGGGCTGTCGCCGATCATCGGTACCGGCCCGGTCCGCGGGATGGCGGACAAGGTGCTCGCCGCGGTCGGCGTCGCGTCCACCGCGTCGGCCGTCGCGCGGTACTACGGGTCCCGCACGTCGGGCGGCGTACTGGACGGCTGGCTGATCGACAGCTCGGACGCGATCCAGGCGGATTCGATCGCCGGAGCCGGAATTCACGTCCAGGCGGTGCCGTTGTGGATGACCGACGAGACCAAAACCGCCGCGATGGCTGACGCGGCACTGACCCTCGCGGAGGCCGTGTGGCGATGA
- a CDS encoding metallopeptidase family protein: MTEARRHRRHIDRHGRGLLGPISRPSKFAPRGLPLQRSLAASFDEVVAIEVTRLEKRLPQVVARVEFAIEDVPNLDLDATEIPLTHATGGTSHEPYRIVVFRRPIELRAERSGSSLSWLVRSALVLELADVLALSPEQIDPDFDTGED, from the coding sequence GTGACCGAGGCTCGCCGTCATCGCAGGCACATCGACCGCCACGGCCGCGGCCTGCTCGGCCCGATCAGCCGGCCGAGCAAGTTCGCGCCGCGGGGTCTGCCGCTGCAGCGATCGCTCGCGGCCTCGTTCGACGAGGTGGTCGCGATCGAGGTGACCCGGCTGGAGAAGCGGCTGCCGCAGGTGGTCGCGCGGGTCGAGTTCGCGATCGAGGACGTCCCGAACCTGGACCTCGACGCCACCGAGATCCCGCTCACCCACGCCACCGGCGGCACGTCGCACGAGCCCTACCGGATCGTCGTGTTCCGCCGCCCGATCGAGCTCCGCGCCGAACGGTCCGGCAGCAGCCTGTCCTGGCTGGTCCGCTCGGCCCTCGTCCTGGAACTGGCGGACGTCCTGGCCCTCTCCCCGGAACAGATCGACCCCGACTTCGACACCGGCGAGGACTGA
- a CDS encoding DUF3105 domain-containing protein, which produces MIEKMQREQAAGDRRRTIMIVAGAIVVGLAIIAYPAIRLVQDSRTKNQALTDFGVAASAASCDAPTNDDGGGTQDHRPDGEKIAYAVSPPSSGPHYAVWAPFDKKFYSMSDRPPVENLVHNLEHGYTILWYRDTLPKNEIDKIEKIAKSKLPQSSLNKFIAAPYKQSEGKGWPDGKNIAFAHWSAPDPTTQKSFGHRQFCNSVSGEALKNFMEKYPATDAQEPNGG; this is translated from the coding sequence ATGATCGAGAAGATGCAGCGCGAGCAGGCCGCCGGGGACCGCCGCCGCACGATCATGATCGTGGCCGGTGCGATCGTGGTCGGCCTGGCGATCATCGCCTACCCGGCGATCCGCCTGGTCCAGGACTCCCGGACCAAGAACCAGGCACTCACCGACTTCGGCGTCGCCGCCTCGGCCGCGTCCTGCGACGCGCCCACCAACGACGACGGCGGCGGCACCCAGGACCACCGCCCCGACGGCGAGAAGATCGCGTACGCCGTGTCCCCGCCGTCGTCCGGCCCGCACTACGCCGTCTGGGCGCCGTTCGACAAGAAGTTCTACTCGATGAGCGACCGCCCGCCGGTGGAGAACCTCGTCCACAACCTCGAGCACGGCTACACGATCCTCTGGTACCGCGACACGCTGCCCAAGAACGAGATCGACAAGATCGAGAAGATCGCCAAGTCGAAGCTTCCCCAGAGCTCGCTGAACAAGTTCATCGCCGCCCCCTACAAACAGTCCGAAGGCAAGGGCTGGCCGGACGGCAAGAACATCGCGTTCGCCCACTGGAGCGCCCCCGACCCCACCACCCAGAAGTCCTTCGGCCACCGCCAGTTCTGCAACTCGGTCAGCGGCGAAGCCCTCAAGAACTTCATGGAAAAATACCCCGCCACCGACGCCCAAGAACCCAACGGCGGCTAA
- a CDS encoding DUF3499 domain-containing protein, translating to MSIARICSRAGCQKPAVSTLTYVYADSTCVLGPLATYAEPHCYDLCADHADRLTAPNGWEVIRLAPDPAAAGPSSDDLEALANAVREAARPLPPRGEPRAGTPGAPVEVARRRHLRMLQDPGANTSEG from the coding sequence GTGAGCATCGCCAGGATCTGTTCGCGCGCCGGATGTCAGAAGCCTGCCGTCTCAACGCTCACCTACGTGTACGCCGACTCGACCTGTGTGCTCGGTCCGCTGGCGACGTACGCCGAGCCGCACTGCTACGACCTGTGCGCCGACCACGCCGACCGCCTCACCGCGCCGAACGGGTGGGAGGTCATCCGGCTCGCTCCGGACCCGGCCGCGGCCGGCCCGTCGTCGGACGACCTCGAGGCGCTGGCGAACGCGGTCCGCGAAGCAGCCCGCCCGCTCCCACCGCGCGGCGAACCGCGCGCCGGCACGCCGGGCGCGCCGGTCGAGGTCGCCCGCCGCCGTCACCTGCGAATGCTGCAGGACCCCGGCGCCAACACCAGCGAGGGTTAG
- a CDS encoding coenzyme F420-0:L-glutamate ligase — MRKQLEIFPVTGLPEVAAGADLAALIADGTDLRDGDVVSVTSKIVSKAEGRLTYGTRQEAVDAELVRVVAQRGDTRIVQTRHGLVMAAAGTDTSNTAPGTVLLLPVDPDASARSLRVALKERYDVNVGIVITDTLGRPWRNGQTDLAIGAAGVRVVEDLRGTTDSHGNVLAVTEPALADEIASASELVKGKADGVPVAVLRGLEDVVLPVGSDGPGARALVRDAEFDMFSLGTREAARAAVLSRQAPAGPRGLDPSEVFAGLALDGVSLEVGDGVVTVSADEGVLVGMVAERVAVLLHAEGYGVAVRPGPGSAATVTFGSRSK, encoded by the coding sequence ATGAGGAAGCAGCTGGAGATCTTCCCGGTGACCGGACTGCCCGAGGTGGCGGCCGGCGCGGACCTGGCCGCGCTGATCGCGGACGGCACCGACCTGCGCGACGGCGACGTCGTCTCGGTGACGTCCAAGATCGTCAGCAAAGCGGAGGGCCGGCTCACGTACGGCACCCGGCAGGAGGCGGTCGACGCCGAGCTTGTGCGGGTCGTCGCGCAGCGCGGCGACACCCGGATCGTGCAGACGCGACACGGCCTGGTGATGGCCGCGGCCGGTACGGATACGTCGAACACCGCCCCTGGCACGGTCCTGCTGCTGCCGGTCGACCCGGACGCGTCGGCGCGTTCTTTGCGAGTGGCCTTGAAGGAGCGGTACGACGTGAACGTCGGCATCGTCATCACCGACACGCTCGGTCGTCCCTGGCGGAACGGGCAGACCGACCTGGCGATCGGCGCCGCCGGCGTGCGCGTCGTCGAGGACCTGCGCGGTACGACGGACAGCCACGGGAACGTGCTCGCGGTCACCGAGCCCGCGCTCGCGGACGAGATCGCGAGTGCGAGCGAGCTGGTGAAGGGCAAGGCCGACGGCGTACCGGTCGCCGTACTGCGCGGGCTCGAGGACGTCGTCCTGCCCGTGGGCTCGGACGGTCCCGGGGCGCGGGCGTTGGTCCGGGACGCCGAGTTCGACATGTTCAGCCTCGGGACGCGGGAGGCGGCGCGGGCCGCCGTACTGTCCCGGCAGGCTCCTGCTGGGCCGCGTGGCCTGGATCCTTCGGAGGTGTTCGCCGGGCTGGCTCTCGACGGCGTTTCGCTCGAGGTGGGTGACGGGGTCGTCACGGTGTCCGCGGATGAGGGTGTGCTGGTCGGCATGGTCGCCGAGCGGGTCGCCGTACTGCTGCATGCCGAGGGCTACGGCGTCGCCGTGCGTCCGGGGCCCGGGAGCGCGGCGACGGTCACGTTCGGGTCCCGTTCGAAATAG